Proteins encoded by one window of Streptomyces sp. ALI-76-A:
- a CDS encoding ammonium transporter, which yields MASAAITLAADAPTLSSANTGFMLICSALVLIMTPGLAFFYGGMVRVKSTLNMLMMSFISIGIVTILWVLYGFSMAFGTDSGSIIGWNSDWVGLSNIGLTELWDGYTIPIFVFLVFQMMFAIITPALISGALADRVKFTAWALFVALWATVVYFPVAHWVWGAGGWAFELGVIDFAGGTAVHINAGAAALGVILVIGKRVGFKKDPMRPHSLPLVMLGAGLLWFGWFGFNAGSWLGNDDGVGALMFVNTQVATAAAMLAWLIYEKIRHGAFTTLGAASGAVAGLVAITPSGGAVSPLGAIAVGAIAGVLCAMAVGLKYKLGYDDSLDVVGVHLVGGVVGSLLVGLLASGHGQSEVEGLFYGGGMTQFWKQCAGVFAVLAYSLVVSAVLAFLLDRTIGMRVSEDVEVAGVDQAEHAETAYDFSGAGGGAARTAAPAPVAGTASKKVDA from the coding sequence ATGGCATCAGCCGCCATCACGCTTGCGGCGGACGCACCGACACTGTCGTCCGCCAACACAGGCTTCATGCTTATCTGTTCCGCCCTGGTGCTGATCATGACCCCGGGTCTGGCCTTCTTCTACGGAGGCATGGTCCGGGTCAAGAGCACACTGAACATGCTGATGATGAGTTTCATCAGCATCGGGATCGTCACCATCCTGTGGGTGCTCTACGGCTTCTCCATGGCCTTCGGTACGGACTCCGGCAGCATCATCGGCTGGAACTCCGACTGGGTCGGCCTCAGCAACATCGGCCTGACGGAGCTGTGGGACGGTTACACCATCCCGATCTTCGTCTTCCTGGTCTTCCAGATGATGTTCGCCATCATCACGCCCGCCCTGATCAGCGGTGCGCTCGCCGACCGCGTGAAGTTCACCGCGTGGGCGCTGTTCGTCGCCCTGTGGGCCACGGTCGTCTACTTCCCGGTCGCGCACTGGGTGTGGGGCGCCGGCGGCTGGGCCTTCGAGCTGGGCGTCATCGACTTCGCCGGTGGTACGGCGGTGCACATCAACGCCGGTGCCGCGGCCCTCGGCGTGATCCTCGTCATCGGCAAGCGCGTCGGGTTCAAGAAGGACCCGATGCGTCCGCACAGCCTGCCGCTGGTCATGCTCGGCGCCGGTCTGCTGTGGTTCGGCTGGTTCGGCTTCAACGCCGGCTCCTGGCTCGGCAACGACGACGGCGTCGGCGCGCTGATGTTCGTCAACACGCAGGTCGCCACCGCCGCCGCCATGCTGGCCTGGCTGATCTACGAGAAGATCCGCCACGGTGCCTTCACCACCCTGGGCGCCGCCTCCGGCGCGGTCGCCGGTCTGGTCGCCATCACCCCCTCGGGCGGTGCGGTGTCCCCGCTCGGCGCGATCGCCGTCGGCGCCATCGCCGGTGTCCTGTGCGCCATGGCCGTCGGCCTGAAGTACAAGCTCGGCTACGACGACTCGCTCGACGTCGTCGGCGTCCACCTGGTGGGCGGTGTCGTCGGCTCCCTGCTGGTCGGCCTCCTCGCCAGCGGCCACGGCCAGTCCGAGGTCGAGGGCCTCTTCTACGGCGGCGGCATGACCCAGTTCTGGAAGCAGTGCGCCGGTGTCTTCGCGGTGCTCGCCTACTCGCTGGTGGTCTCCGCCGTCCTCGCCTTCCTCCTCGACAGGACCATCGGCATGCGGGTCTCCGAGGACGTCGAGGTGGCCGGCGTCGACCAGGCCGAGCACGCCGAGACCGCATACGACTTCAGCGGCGCCGGCGGCGGTGCCGCCCGGACCGCCGCCCCGGCCCCGGTCGCCGGCACGGCGAGCAAGAAGGTGGACGCATGA
- a CDS encoding P-II family nitrogen regulator, translating into MKLITAVVKPHRLDEIKEALQAFGVHGLTVTEASGYGRQRGHTEVYRGAEYTVDLVPKIRIEVLAEDDDAEGLIDVIVKAARTGKIGDGKVWSLPVDTAVRVRTGERGPDAL; encoded by the coding sequence ATGAAGCTCATCACGGCCGTCGTGAAGCCCCACCGGCTCGACGAGATCAAGGAAGCCCTCCAGGCCTTCGGGGTTCACGGCCTGACGGTCACCGAGGCGAGCGGCTACGGTCGTCAGCGGGGCCACACCGAGGTCTACCGTGGTGCCGAGTACACCGTCGACCTGGTCCCGAAGATCCGCATCGAGGTACTGGCCGAGGACGACGACGCCGAGGGTCTCATCGACGTCATCGTCAAGGCGGCCCGCACCGGCAAGATCGGTGACGGCAAGGTCTGGTCCCTGCCGGTGGACACGGCCGTACGGGTCCGTACCGGGGAACGCGGTCCGGACGCGCTCTGA
- a CDS encoding [protein-PII] uridylyltransferase — MTSTDVRKDAEDSGPSGYAAARLRLLTEGAQSGPPRRAALSELTDDWLTGLFAAGAEGLRGVSLIAVGGYGRGELSPRSDLDLLLLHDGSDADGVAALADRIWYPVWDLGLALDHSVRTPAEARKTAGEDLKVQLGLLDARHLAGDLGLTAGLRTAVLADWRNQAPKRLPELQELCAERAERQGELQYLLEPDLKEARGGLRDATALRAVAASWLADAPREGLDDARRRLLDVRDALHLTTGRATDRLALQEQDQVAAELGLLDADTLLRQVYEAARVISYASDVTWREVGRVLKSRAVRPRLRAMLGGGKPVAERSPLAEGVVEQDGEVVLARAARPERDPVLPLRAAAAAAQAGLPLSLHAVRRMATAVRPLPTPWPAEAREQLVTLLGSGQPTIDVWEALEAEGLITRLLPDWERVRCRPQRNAVHVWTVDRHLIETAVRASEFTRRVHRPDLLLVAALLHDIGKGWPGDHSVAGEIIAKDVAARIGFDRADVAVLSTLVRHHLLLIDTATRRDLEDPATVRSVAEAVGSQSTLELLHALTEADALATGPAAWSSWRGSLVADLVKRVDAVLAGDVPEDPGSVAPTAEQERLAIEAVATGSPVLSLRAQTEPPTEEQPSGDPEPLGVELLIAVPDQAGVLPAVAGVLAMHRLTVRTAELRALDLPDGVEGSVLLLNWRVAAEYGSLPQAARLRADLVRALDGSLDIAGRLAERDAAYPRRRGVVAPPARVTVAPAASRLATVIEVRAHDAPGLLHRIGRALDEAKLRVRSMHVSTLGANAVDAFYVTGPAGAPLPGDEASAVARKLEETLRG; from the coding sequence GTGACGAGTACGGACGTGCGCAAGGATGCAGAGGACTCGGGACCCAGCGGCTATGCGGCGGCCCGGCTGCGCCTCCTCACGGAGGGCGCGCAGTCCGGGCCGCCGCGCCGTGCGGCCCTGTCCGAACTGACGGACGACTGGCTGACGGGGCTGTTCGCCGCGGGCGCCGAGGGACTGCGCGGGGTCTCCCTGATCGCGGTCGGCGGTTACGGCCGCGGCGAGCTGTCCCCGCGCAGCGACCTTGACCTGCTCCTGCTGCACGACGGCAGCGACGCCGACGGGGTCGCCGCCCTGGCCGACCGCATCTGGTACCCGGTCTGGGACCTCGGCCTCGCCCTCGACCACTCGGTGCGCACACCCGCCGAGGCCCGCAAGACCGCGGGCGAGGACCTGAAGGTGCAGCTGGGCCTGCTGGACGCCCGTCACCTCGCGGGCGACCTGGGTCTGACGGCGGGACTGCGTACGGCGGTCCTGGCCGACTGGCGCAACCAGGCGCCGAAACGTCTCCCCGAACTCCAGGAACTGTGCGCGGAGCGCGCCGAGCGCCAGGGAGAACTGCAGTACCTGCTGGAACCGGACCTCAAGGAGGCCCGCGGCGGTCTGCGCGACGCCACCGCCCTGCGCGCCGTCGCCGCCTCCTGGCTGGCCGACGCCCCGCGCGAGGGCCTCGACGACGCCCGGCGCCGACTCCTCGACGTCCGTGACGCCCTGCATCTGACCACGGGCCGCGCGACCGACCGGCTCGCGCTCCAGGAACAGGACCAGGTCGCGGCCGAACTCGGCCTGCTCGACGCAGACACACTGCTGCGGCAGGTCTACGAGGCGGCGCGGGTCATCTCGTACGCCAGTGATGTCACCTGGCGCGAAGTGGGGCGCGTGCTCAAGTCGCGCGCGGTGCGACCGCGGCTGCGCGCCATGCTCGGGGGCGGAAAGCCGGTCGCCGAACGCTCCCCCCTGGCGGAAGGGGTGGTGGAACAGGACGGCGAGGTCGTGCTCGCCCGCGCCGCACGCCCCGAGCGCGACCCCGTGCTCCCGCTGCGGGCCGCGGCCGCCGCCGCGCAGGCCGGGCTGCCCCTCTCCCTGCACGCGGTACGGCGCATGGCGACCGCGGTGCGCCCGCTGCCCACGCCCTGGCCCGCCGAGGCACGCGAACAGCTCGTCACCCTGCTCGGCTCCGGCCAGCCCACCATCGACGTGTGGGAGGCGCTGGAGGCCGAGGGGCTGATCACGCGCCTGCTGCCCGACTGGGAGCGGGTGCGCTGCCGCCCGCAGCGCAACGCCGTGCACGTGTGGACCGTCGACCGGCACCTGATCGAGACCGCCGTGCGCGCCTCCGAGTTCACCCGGCGCGTCCACCGTCCCGACCTGCTCCTGGTCGCCGCGCTGCTGCACGACATCGGCAAGGGCTGGCCCGGCGACCACTCGGTGGCCGGCGAGATCATCGCCAAGGACGTGGCCGCCCGCATCGGCTTCGACCGCGCCGACGTGGCCGTCCTCTCCACCCTGGTCCGCCATCACCTGCTGCTCATCGACACGGCCACCCGGCGCGATCTGGAGGACCCGGCCACCGTGCGTTCGGTCGCCGAGGCCGTCGGCTCGCAGAGCACGCTGGAGCTGCTGCACGCGCTCACCGAGGCGGACGCGCTGGCCACCGGCCCGGCCGCCTGGTCGTCCTGGCGCGGCTCGCTCGTCGCCGACCTGGTCAAGCGGGTCGACGCCGTGCTGGCCGGGGACGTCCCGGAGGACCCCGGGTCCGTCGCGCCCACCGCCGAGCAGGAGCGGCTCGCCATCGAGGCGGTCGCGACCGGCAGCCCCGTGCTGTCGCTGCGCGCGCAGACCGAGCCGCCGACGGAGGAGCAGCCGTCCGGCGACCCGGAGCCGCTCGGCGTGGAACTCCTCATCGCCGTACCGGACCAGGCGGGCGTGCTGCCCGCGGTGGCCGGCGTCCTCGCCATGCACCGCCTCACCGTCCGCACGGCCGAACTGCGCGCCCTGGACCTGCCGGACGGCGTCGAGGGCTCCGTCCTGCTGCTGAACTGGCGGGTCGCGGCCGAGTACGGCTCCCTGCCGCAGGCCGCCCGGCTGCGCGCCGACCTCGTACGTGCGCTGGACGGGTCCCTGGACATCGCCGGCCGGCTCGCCGAGCGGGACGCCGCCTATCCGCGCCGCCGGGGCGTCGTGGCGCCCCCTGCGCGGGTGACGGTCGCCCCGGCCGCCTCACGGCTGGCGACGGTGATCGAGGTCCGCGCCCATGACGCGCCCGGCCTGCTGCACCGGATCGGACGGGCGCTGGACGAGGCGAAACTGCGGGTGCGGAGCATGCACGTGTCGACGCTGGGCGCCAACGCCGTGGACGCCTTCTACGTGACCGGCCCCGCGGGGGCGCCGCTGCCGGGGGACGAGGCGTCCGCGGTGGCGCGCAAGCTGGAGGAGACGTTGCGGGGCTGA
- the ffh gene encoding signal recognition particle protein, producing the protein MFDTLSDRLSATFKNLRGKGRLSEADIDATAREIRIALLEADVALPVVRTFIKNVKERALGAEVSKALNPAQQVLKIVNEELVTILGGETRRLRFAKQPPTVIMLAGLQGAGKTTLAGKLGHWLKEQGHSPLLVACDLQRPNAVNQLSVVADRAGVAVYAPEPGNGVGDPVKVAKDSIGFAKSKVHDIVIVDTAGRLGIDQEMMRQAADIRDAVSPDEILFVVDAMIGQDAVNTAESFRDGVGFDGVVLSKLDGDARGGAALSIASVTGKPIMFASNGEKLGDFDAFHPDRMASRILDMGDLLTLIEQAEKTFSQEEAQKMASKLASKKGEDFTLDDFLAQMEQVRKMGSISKLLGMLPGMGQIKDQINNLDERDVDRTAAIIKSMTPAERQEPTIINGSRRARIAKGSGVDVSAVKNLVERFFEARKMMSRMAQGGGMPGMPGVPGMGGGPGRSKKQPKKAKGKQRSGNPMKRKQQEQEEAARRAAAAQAGGAFGVPGQQVPQDFELPDEFKKFMG; encoded by the coding sequence GTGTTCGATACTCTCTCCGATCGCCTTTCAGCGACCTTCAAGAACTTGCGCGGCAAGGGGCGCTTGAGCGAGGCGGACATCGACGCCACGGCCCGCGAGATCCGCATCGCGCTCCTCGAGGCGGACGTGGCCCTGCCGGTCGTCCGGACGTTCATCAAGAACGTCAAGGAGCGGGCCCTGGGCGCCGAGGTGTCCAAGGCGCTCAACCCGGCCCAGCAGGTCCTGAAGATCGTCAATGAGGAACTCGTCACGATCCTCGGCGGTGAGACGCGGCGCCTGCGCTTCGCCAAGCAGCCGCCCACCGTGATCATGCTGGCGGGTCTCCAGGGCGCCGGTAAGACCACCCTCGCGGGCAAGCTCGGCCACTGGCTGAAGGAGCAGGGCCACTCGCCCCTCCTGGTCGCCTGTGACCTCCAGCGTCCGAACGCCGTGAACCAGCTCAGCGTGGTCGCCGACCGGGCCGGCGTGGCGGTCTACGCGCCCGAGCCGGGCAACGGCGTCGGGGACCCGGTCAAGGTCGCCAAGGACTCCATCGGTTTCGCCAAGTCCAAGGTCCACGACATCGTGATCGTGGACACCGCCGGCCGCCTGGGCATCGACCAGGAGATGATGCGGCAGGCCGCGGACATCCGGGACGCGGTCTCGCCCGACGAGATCCTGTTCGTCGTCGACGCGATGATCGGCCAGGACGCGGTCAACACCGCCGAGTCCTTCCGCGACGGCGTCGGCTTCGACGGCGTGGTGCTCTCCAAGCTCGACGGTGACGCGCGCGGTGGTGCCGCCCTGTCGATCGCCTCGGTCACCGGCAAGCCGATCATGTTCGCCTCCAACGGCGAGAAGCTCGGTGACTTCGACGCGTTCCACCCGGACCGGATGGCCTCCCGCATTCTCGACATGGGTGACCTGCTCACCCTGATCGAGCAGGCGGAGAAGACGTTCAGCCAGGAAGAGGCCCAGAAGATGGCCTCCAAGCTGGCGTCCAAGAAGGGTGAGGACTTCACGCTCGACGACTTCCTGGCCCAGATGGAGCAGGTCAGGAAGATGGGCAGCATCAGCAAGCTGCTCGGCATGCTCCCGGGCATGGGCCAGATCAAGGACCAGATCAACAACCTCGACGAGCGCGACGTCGACCGCACGGCCGCCATCATCAAGTCGATGACCCCGGCCGAGCGCCAGGAGCCGACGATCATCAACGGCTCGCGCCGCGCCCGTATCGCCAAGGGCTCCGGTGTCGACGTCAGCGCCGTGAAGAACCTGGTCGAGCGGTTCTTCGAGGCCCGCAAGATGATGTCCCGGATGGCCCAGGGCGGCGGCATGCCCGGCATGCCGGGAGTCCCCGGCATGGGCGGCGGTCCCGGCCGCTCCAAGAAGCAGCCGAAGAAGGCCAAGGGCAAGCAGCGCTCCGGCAACCCGATGAAGCGCAAGCAGCAGGAGCAGGAGGAGGCAGCGCGCCGCGCCGCCGCGGCCCAGGCGGGCGGCGCCTTCGGCGTGCCGGGCCAGCAGGTCCCGCAGGACTTCGAACTGCCGGACGAGTTCAAGAAGTTCATGGGCTGA
- a CDS encoding methyltransferase domain-containing protein — protein MTPTLVRQHRTDAGHPPRLDLGARARDWSEIQERMLVPLYEAVYERLDVGPRTRVLGLGCGSGLALLMAASRGAAVTGVDDSSPERLALARERLVPRGWEARARGATRLVDGTPEDAVDARASAYTLVTAFEPIGCLGGDAEGLGSLLASATPLAERGTPVVLAGWGPPERCATSSVLRVAAKLADPPRRSGRWRPAYRDDLEEVAQRAGLRPDGSGRVACPFGYADVDSAVRGLLSTGLFDAAIHATDQAQVDKELAEALHPHQRRDGTVWMPNVFRYLIARVP, from the coding sequence ATGACACCTACACTCGTGCGGCAGCACCGGACCGACGCGGGGCACCCACCCCGCCTTGACCTCGGTGCACGCGCGCGTGACTGGTCCGAGATCCAGGAGCGGATGCTGGTGCCGCTCTACGAAGCCGTCTACGAGCGACTCGACGTGGGCCCGCGGACACGGGTGCTGGGCCTCGGCTGCGGCTCCGGGCTGGCCCTGTTGATGGCGGCCTCCAGAGGCGCCGCGGTCACCGGTGTCGACGACTCCTCGCCCGAGCGGCTCGCCCTCGCGCGCGAGCGGCTGGTGCCGCGGGGATGGGAGGCACGCGCGCGTGGCGCGACGCGGCTCGTCGACGGAACGCCCGAGGACGCGGTCGACGCCAGGGCGTCCGCGTACACCCTGGTGACCGCCTTCGAGCCCATCGGGTGCCTCGGGGGCGACGCGGAGGGCCTCGGTTCACTGCTCGCGTCGGCGACGCCGCTGGCCGAGCGGGGGACGCCGGTGGTGCTGGCCGGCTGGGGTCCACCGGAGCGGTGCGCCACGTCGTCGGTACTGCGGGTGGCCGCCAAGCTGGCGGATCCGCCGCGCAGGTCGGGCCGTTGGCGCCCGGCCTACCGCGACGACCTGGAGGAGGTCGCCCAGCGGGCCGGCCTCCGGCCGGACGGCTCGGGCCGGGTCGCCTGCCCGTTCGGGTACGCCGATGTCGACAGCGCCGTACGCGGACTGTTGTCGACGGGGCTCTTCGACGCGGCGATCCACGCGACGGATCAGGCTCAGGTGGACAAGGAGCTGGCGGAGGCCCTGCATCCGCATCAGCGCCGGGACGGCACGGTGTGGATGCCGAACGTGTTCCGGTACCTGATCGCGCGCGTCCCCTAG
- the proS gene encoding proline--tRNA ligase, producing MAKAPVLTPRADDFPRWYQDLIAKAELADNGPVRGTMVIRPYGYGLWERMQAEMDTRIKETGTQNAYFPLLIPQSYLTREADHVEGFAPELAVVTHGGGKELEEPAVVRPTSEMIVNDYFAKWVQSYRDLPLLINQWANVVRWELRPRLFLRTTEFLWQEGHTAHATYEEARAFASRIHREVYEDFMVNVLAMDVVPGRKTVRERFAGAVNTLTLEGMMGDGKALQMATSHELGQNFAKAFNTRYLSREGTQELVWQTSWGSTTRMIGALVMMHGDDHGLRVPPRLAQTQVVVLAIKGDDAVLAKVREVGDQLRAAGLRVHVDDRTDTPFGRRAVDWELKGVPVRVEVGPRDLEHGTAMLARRIPGGKEPVSLDALAGLLPALLEEDQALLLRQSRERRESRTSDVSTIEEAVEVAGAGGWARVPWAVLGEEGEARLGEQAVTVRCLVAEDGSVPDADDAPGNVAIVARAY from the coding sequence ATGGCAAAGGCACCCGTTCTCACCCCGCGGGCGGACGACTTCCCGCGCTGGTACCAGGATCTGATCGCCAAGGCGGAACTGGCCGACAACGGACCGGTGCGCGGCACCATGGTGATCCGACCGTACGGCTACGGGCTGTGGGAGCGGATGCAGGCCGAGATGGACACCCGCATCAAGGAGACGGGCACCCAGAACGCGTACTTCCCGCTGCTGATCCCGCAGTCCTACCTCACGCGCGAGGCGGACCACGTCGAGGGCTTCGCACCGGAACTCGCGGTCGTCACCCACGGCGGCGGCAAGGAACTGGAGGAGCCGGCGGTCGTCCGGCCCACCTCCGAGATGATCGTCAACGACTACTTCGCCAAGTGGGTGCAGAGCTACCGGGATCTGCCCCTGCTGATCAACCAGTGGGCGAACGTGGTCCGTTGGGAGCTGCGGCCGCGCCTGTTCCTGCGCACGACCGAGTTCCTGTGGCAGGAGGGCCACACGGCGCACGCCACCTACGAGGAAGCCCGCGCCTTCGCCTCCCGCATCCACCGCGAGGTCTACGAGGACTTCATGGTGAACGTCCTCGCGATGGACGTCGTCCCCGGCCGCAAGACCGTCCGGGAGCGGTTCGCCGGCGCCGTCAACACCCTCACGCTCGAAGGCATGATGGGCGACGGCAAGGCCCTGCAGATGGCCACCAGCCACGAACTGGGCCAGAACTTCGCCAAGGCCTTCAACACCCGGTACCTGTCGCGGGAGGGCACGCAGGAACTGGTGTGGCAGACCTCCTGGGGCTCCACCACCCGCATGATCGGCGCCCTGGTGATGATGCACGGCGACGACCACGGCCTGCGCGTGCCGCCGCGCCTGGCGCAGACCCAGGTGGTGGTTCTGGCCATCAAGGGCGACGACGCGGTTCTGGCCAAGGTCCGCGAGGTCGGCGATCAGCTGAGGGCGGCCGGTCTGCGGGTCCACGTCGACGACCGCACCGACACCCCGTTCGGCCGCCGCGCCGTCGACTGGGAGCTCAAGGGTGTGCCGGTACGGGTCGAGGTCGGGCCCCGTGACCTGGAGCACGGCACGGCGATGCTGGCACGCCGCATTCCGGGCGGCAAGGAACCGGTGTCCCTGGACGCGCTGGCGGGACTGCTGCCGGCGCTCCTCGAGGAGGACCAGGCGCTGCTGCTGAGGCAGTCCCGCGAGCGCCGCGAGTCCCGTACGTCCGACGTGTCGACGATCGAGGAGGCCGTCGAGGTGGCCGGCGCCGGCGGCTGGGCGCGCGTGCCCTGGGCGGTGCTCGGCGAGGAAGGCGAGGCCAGGCTGGGCGAGCAGGCGGTGACTGTACGGTGTCTGGTCGCCGAGGACGGGTCGGTGCCGGACGCCGACGACGCGCCCGGTAACGTCGCGATCGTCGCGCGCGCCTACTGA
- the rpsP gene encoding 30S ribosomal protein S16, with the protein MAVKIKLKRLGKIRAPHYRIVVADSRTRRDGRAIEEIGLYHPVQNPSRIEVDADRVAYWLSVGAQPTEPVLAILKKTGDWQKFKGEPAPAPLLQPAEKAARPSFEALGGDDEGKGEAITQKKKAEKKDEAPAESASTEA; encoded by the coding sequence GTGGCAGTCAAGATCAAGCTGAAGCGTCTGGGCAAGATCCGTGCGCCTCACTACCGCATCGTCGTCGCCGACTCCCGTACCCGCCGTGACGGCCGGGCCATCGAGGAGATCGGTCTGTACCACCCGGTGCAGAACCCCTCGCGCATCGAGGTCGACGCCGACCGCGTGGCGTACTGGCTCTCCGTCGGCGCTCAGCCGACCGAGCCCGTGCTCGCCATCCTGAAGAAGACCGGCGACTGGCAGAAGTTCAAGGGCGAGCCCGCCCCGGCTCCGCTGCTCCAGCCGGCCGAGAAGGCCGCGCGTCCGTCGTTCGAGGCTCTCGGCGGCGACGACGAGGGCAAGGGTGAGGCGATCACCCAGAAGAAGAAGGCTGAGAAGAAGGACGAGGCTCCCGCCGAGTCCGCATCCACCGAGGCCTGA
- a CDS encoding RNA-binding protein: MLEEALEHLVKGIVDNPDDVQVASRDLRRGRVLEVRVHPDDLGKVIGRNGRTARALRTVVGAIGGRGVRVDLVDVDHVR, encoded by the coding sequence ATGCTCGAAGAGGCGCTTGAGCACCTCGTGAAGGGCATCGTCGACAACCCTGACGACGTGCAGGTCGCCTCGCGTGACCTGCGTCGTGGGCGCGTGCTCGAGGTCCGGGTCCACCCGGACGACCTCGGCAAGGTGATCGGCCGCAACGGCCGCACCGCCCGCGCCCTGCGTACCGTCGTGGGCGCCATCGGCGGCCGCGGTGTCCGCGTCGACCTCGTCGACGTGGACCACGTCCGCTGA
- the rimM gene encoding ribosome maturation factor RimM (Essential for efficient processing of 16S rRNA) produces MQLVVARVGRAHGIKGEVTVEVRTDEPELRLAPGAVLATDPASTGPLTIETGRVHSGRLLLRFEGVHDRTAAEALRNTLLIAEIDPEELPEGEDEYYDHQLMDLDVVTEDGVEVGRITEISHLPSQDLFVVERPDGSEVLIPFVEEIVAEIDLEEQRAVITPPPGLIDDRAEVVSSRDSAEDDSA; encoded by the coding sequence GTGCAGCTGGTAGTCGCACGGGTCGGCCGCGCCCACGGCATCAAGGGCGAGGTCACCGTCGAGGTACGTACCGACGAGCCGGAACTCAGGCTCGCCCCCGGCGCCGTCCTGGCCACGGACCCGGCCTCCACCGGACCGCTGACCATCGAGACGGGCCGTGTCCACAGTGGCCGTCTGCTGCTGCGCTTCGAGGGCGTCCACGACCGCACCGCCGCCGAAGCCCTGCGCAACACCCTCCTGATCGCCGAGATCGACCCGGAGGAACTGCCCGAGGGCGAGGACGAGTACTACGACCACCAGCTGATGGACCTGGACGTCGTCACCGAGGACGGTGTGGAGGTCGGCCGGATCACCGAGATCTCGCACCTGCCCTCCCAGGACCTCTTCGTCGTGGAGCGGCCCGACGGCAGCGAGGTGCTGATCCCCTTCGTCGAGGAGATCGTCGCCGAGATCGACCTGGAGGAGCAGCGCGCGGTCATCACCCCGCCGCCCGGCCTGATCGACGACCGGGCCGAGGTCGTGTCCTCGCGGGACTCCGCCGAGGACGACAGCGCATGA
- the trmD gene encoding tRNA (guanosine(37)-N1)-methyltransferase TrmD, whose amino-acid sequence MRLDVVTIFPEYLDPLNVSLVGKARARGQLDVHVHDLRSWTYDRHNTVDDTPYGGGPGMVMKTEPWGEALDAVLADGYETGARRPTLIVPTPSGRPFTQELAVELSERPWLVFTPARYEGIDRRVIDEYATRMPVHEVSIGDYVLAGGEAAVLVVTEAVARLLPGVLGNAESHRDDSFAPGTMANLLEGPVYTKPPQWRGHGIPDVLLSGHHGRIARWRRDEALRRTAAHRPDLIERCDPEVFDKKDRETLSILGWVPDPAGEPYGRFWRRPEGVEE is encoded by the coding sequence ATGAGGCTCGACGTCGTCACGATCTTCCCCGAGTACCTCGACCCCCTGAACGTCTCCCTCGTCGGCAAGGCACGCGCGCGTGGACAGCTGGACGTGCACGTGCACGACCTGCGCTCCTGGACGTACGACCGGCACAACACCGTCGACGACACGCCGTACGGCGGCGGTCCGGGCATGGTCATGAAGACCGAGCCCTGGGGTGAGGCCCTCGACGCGGTCCTGGCGGACGGCTACGAGACGGGTGCCCGCCGGCCCACGCTGATCGTCCCCACGCCCAGCGGCCGCCCCTTCACCCAGGAACTCGCCGTGGAGCTCTCCGAGCGCCCTTGGCTGGTCTTCACGCCCGCCCGCTACGAGGGCATCGACCGCCGTGTCATCGACGAGTACGCGACCCGGATGCCCGTCCACGAGGTCTCCATCGGCGACTACGTCCTGGCCGGCGGGGAGGCGGCCGTACTGGTCGTCACGGAGGCCGTGGCGCGGCTGCTGCCCGGGGTCCTGGGCAACGCCGAGTCGCACCGGGACGACTCCTTCGCGCCCGGAACGATGGCCAACCTGCTGGAGGGTCCCGTCTACACCAAGCCGCCGCAGTGGCGCGGGCACGGGATCCCGGACGTGCTGCTCAGCGGCCACCACGGCAGGATCGCCCGCTGGCGCCGCGACGAGGCCCTCAGGCGTACGGCCGCCCACCGGCCCGATCTCATCGAGCGCTGCGACCCCGAGGTCTTCGACAAGAAGGACCGCGAGACGCTCTCCATCCTGGGCTGGGTCCCGGACCCGGCGGGGGAGCCGTACGGCCGATTTTGGCGCAGGCCCGAGGGCGTGGAAGAATAG
- the rplS gene encoding 50S ribosomal protein L19 produces MSHLLDSVDSASLRSDIPAFRPGDTVNVHVRVIEGNRSRVQQFKGVVIRRQGAGVRETFTVRKVSFSVGVERTFPVHTPIVEKIELVTRGDVRRAKLYYLRELRGKAAKIKEKRDN; encoded by the coding sequence ATGTCTCACCTGCTCGACTCCGTCGACTCCGCGTCGCTGCGCAGCGACATCCCGGCCTTCCGCCCGGGTGACACCGTCAACGTCCACGTCCGCGTCATCGAGGGCAACCGCTCCCGTGTGCAGCAGTTCAAGGGCGTAGTCATCCGTCGCCAGGGTGCCGGTGTCCGCGAGACCTTCACGGTCCGCAAGGTCTCCTTCTCCGTCGGCGTCGAGCGCACGTTCCCGGTGCACACCCCGATCGTCGAGAAGATCGAGCTCGTCACCCGCGGTGACGTGCGCCGCGCGAAGCTGTACTACCTGCGCGAGCTGCGCGGCAAGGCCGCGAAGATCAAGGAGAAGCGCGACAACTGA